One Megalopta genalis isolate 19385.01 chromosome 11, iyMegGena1_principal, whole genome shotgun sequence genomic region harbors:
- the LOC117226132 gene encoding uncharacterized protein LOC117226132, translated as MRTLLVLLVSIAASGMAAPVPEPSGRNFLARSKDEAPAEAEIVTGKDATNRPAKKQSEKTDGGTKDWRGSLQSPVLNKAENRPEPSLSQRRPSDSRDKVSKNRRHKAIFVNYPIVPQPQQFPAVPYDADYARNGHKNDDATAAGDAKRIQESNVFYIRLPPTPYMYVPGLGYISQPPKYSTSNLRPQIPYHKPSRPKPVYQKQPGNNPFIKLPIDFVSNGKPTAVYHWQKKQKKPTDSPITNLDSLSPVFVSNGKPTSIYQWQTNLKPAKRPDDLVNNLDKGPYMFNGKPTSFFLLKPDGTTSARQQLQYPDYQQDNSYY; from the coding sequence ATGAGGACGTTGCTGGTTCTGCTGGTGTCCATCGCAGCGTCCGGTATGGCAGCACCTGTGCCCGAGCCAAGCGGACGAAACTTCTTGGCCAGGAGCAAGGACGAGGCCCCCGCGGAAGCCGAGATTGTCACCGGCAAGGACGCGACGAATCGGCCGGCAAAAAAGCAATCAGAGAAGACCGACGGTGGAACGAAAGATTGGAGGGGCTCGTTACAGTCGCCGGTCCTGAATAAAGCGGAGAACAGGCCCGAGCCGAGCCTCTCTCAAAGGCGTCCGAGCGACAGCAGAGACAAAGTATCGAAGAACCGAAGGCACAAAGCGATCTTCGTCAACTATCCGATCGTGCCCCAGCCACAGCAATTCCCGGCGGTGCCTTACGACGCCGATTACGCGCGAAACGGCCACAAGAACGACGATGCGACGGCGGCCGGGGACGCCAAGAGGATCCAGGAGAGCAACGTCTTCTACATCCGACTGCCACCCACGCCGTACATGTACGTCCCGGGCTTAGGCTACATCTCGCAGCCCCCGAAGTACTCGACCTCGAACCTGCGACCTCAAATCCCTTATCACAAGCCGTCCAGGCCGAAGCCCGTCTACCAGAAGCAGCCCGGCAACAACCCGTTCATCAAGCTGCCCATCGATTTCGTGAGCAACGGCAAGCCGACGGCCGTCTATCACTGgcagaagaagcagaagaagccGACCGACAGTCCCATCACCAATCTGGACAGCTTATCGCCGGTGTTCGTGAGCAACGGGAAGCCCACGTCCATCTACCAATGGCAGACCAACCTGAAGCCGGCGAAGAGACCCGACGACCTGGTCAACAACCTGGACAAGGGCCCGTACATGTTCAACGGCAAGCCGACCAGCTTCTTCCTGCTGAAGCCCGACGGCACGACCTCGGCCCGCCAGCAGCTTCAGTATCCCGACTACCAGCAGGATAATTCGTACTATTGA